Within Polyodon spathula isolate WHYD16114869_AA unplaced genomic scaffold, ASM1765450v1 scaffolds_1125, whole genome shotgun sequence, the genomic segment TcttcacagaaacacaacagagaagcacatcATTATTGTATAAGtagataagtaaataaataaataaataaataaagtaccgggatatatgttctaatccaagatTGTCAATGCAGCATACCccggtcctgttgtaggtgagcacCCAGGGTCTGGAATTACGGGGaggatttcagagaatacaatgGAGATTGAAATGGCCAAGTCATTTATTGGTTGATCTGTGTTGATCTGCCGTAGTGCctggtacattaaaaaatagagGGGTATATCAGCCTGTATTGCGCGTTGTTTGATTTGgacctttttatataattttttcaaagcacagctgttttctttaagcatattttgtataatatcccccattttttaggatatcttgaaacaaaactcccactctacagcagttactgcatagtgtaatatttcctaatacttatcatttaaggtttaacttaagtgttatattacaggacatgactgagtgatacatgcagagggtacaaagctgtcagtattttcagctgctttgtttatgatgaattggttatattttatcagttattttttaatgtttattttgtatttatgaatgtattgTGTACCGGCTGTGCATATgggtacctgcacttttttgttgagaattttgccctgcatgttaatgttacaaaactgagaGTGACTGAGAGATCTTCAATAAAATTAGTCTTTTCAGAAATTGACATGTAAAACCCAAGAGTACTTCAGGTCCATTTGGACATTTGTTTCAGAAATGTGTAAACGATTTACAGATTGTGAGttttttgggtttatttttgtaaaattaatgcacattacagtttttaatttgcTCAACACTAGATGAAACAAATACCATACCATTTTCCATTATACTGAAGAGAGGACATTAGCTAAAAAGTTTCTGTCCTAATTGACACGAATACCTTGTGCTTGTTTAGGAGAAAGCCAGGATCCTGAAAGTAAGGATATAGTCACCAGAATCTTAGAAGCCAATAGAGGTAAGAAAGTTACAAGtcttgattgttttcttttttctttaatttctggTGCTTGTGTATTCCTCAGTCCTCTTATAAATGTATAGCGTGATGATGTGTGTCTTGATCGACACTGACTGTGGCTCTATCCTGTTCTTGAAAGGAATCTTGAAGAAGATGACACACGGTGACATTGCTGTACCAAATACCAGGAGTGCTATAAAGTGTAATGGAAGAGAGTGCTTTTGGCCCAAATCGGATAATGGATTGGTTTATGTGCCTTACAATCTCTCTAATGATTACAGTAAGTACACAGCTGAGCACACTGCCACCCTGACTTATCAGGAAGGAAAGCAGTCAAGAATAAGCTACATTTTAGTTAATACTTAGCTAATTTGATTAATAGTGTCAATGTCTTCCCTAATATGACTTccagtcgaaacatttgtcattgcatTCATGAAGTGTCTAGTATTTGTAGTATTTGTAAATTTAGCACTGTTGGCAATTTCATAGTTATAGTAGCTGTAGGCTTTTCaagttttgtattgaaatctctctctctctcattttgtGAAGGCAATGGTGATAAGAATGTGATACGTGAAGCAGTGAAAGACTTTGTTGATCAGACGTGTATTCGGTTTATAGCGCGCACAACAGAAAAGCAGTACCTGAGTATAATGCCTGAAAATGGGTAAGAACATCTTTTTCTACCGATACCTGTAGCACATCATTTGATTGcacatttgattttaattatgtttatacacaaataaatatatgttaattatcTAACCAGTGTCAGTATTAGTTCCACTGCTGATCAGATGAAATGTTGTTTGGAAACACTTCAATGAATGTTCTTTCTTGGTGGTAGGTGCTGGTCCTATTTGGGCAGGACAACAATGCTAGCGCAGCCAGTGTCCTTGAGTGCAGGGTGTATGGCCAAAGGATCCGTTCAGCATGAGCTCTTTCATGCTCTGGGCTTCTATCATGAGCAGTCGAGAAGTGACCGGGACCAGTATGTCACTATCATGTGGGATAACATCGAAGAAGGTGCGTGCATTGGAACTCATTGCTTCACTCCAGCTCCTGTGTCTTCATTCAGACTATTTGTGCTGAATATTGTTCACTTTCAGACTCTCTTCTTTTGAGTAGAAGCAACACTTCCAGATGTATAATATACAGGTATCGAACACATCTGACGTCGATGTGCTCCCTAGACACCCCTGCAAGGTGGTGGATGCCCAGTAAAGGGGCTTTTATTGCAGAGTAGGGTGCATGTTGAGAAAATACACTTCTGATAGGAGaaagaatataaatattttatagaaaCTTTGAGACACAGACCTGAGTTTTGTTGAGGTCTTGGGTTTGACTTGTCCAGGTCTAGCAAGTGTGCCTTGATTAGGCCTCTATATGGAGATATTTTGGCACTTGGTCCTTTTCCTACATGTAAAATGTCAATGTTGCTTTTGTcatatattttgtacattaaaaaaaataggttaTGCATAAAATAGACAGAGTTTCCAAAACATCTGATTTCTAAAACCACTATCACAGTAAATATTTAGTGAATCTGAGACTAAATTACATTGTCCTAAGGATTTCAGCATAACACCAAAATGCAGAGGTTAAGTATGCTggcctataaaataataataatattataataatatagtgaCTGTGAAAATTGTTATCAAATTTAAATAATAGGTTGCCTGCCCAAGGCAGTATGTAGCTATAAAGGAAATAAAAGACAAGGCTTCCAATCAGTGatcaaataaaccaaacaaaaatgtcCCATAGAGAGCTCTGACAGCTCACTGTCAGGTGTAGCGGATGTGGTCATTTGCATGCCATTTACTGCCATCAACTTATTTGATCAATCAGTTGAATTGTATGGAAATGGGGAAAAGGCCTGTCACCACAATGCAGAGAAAATGTAAGAAAACCCTCTTTATTAAACTAGAAAAAAGTCCTACCACCATGGAAAACCAGGACGTTATGTTGTGTGCATAACCCCCTTAGTTTCTAATAGTTCAACCTCAGAAgtgttatgattgagtgtttgaagtttaACATGTTTCTCAATTCTGTCATAGCATATAAGAATGCATTTGCCAAAGAAGATACAAATAATCTGGACACTACATATGACTATAGTTCAATCATGCATTACCCAAGGTAAGCGTCTTTAACAGTATTCAAATATTAAGTATTTCAATTCCAAATCAGCTACTGATGTGCCCGTCCAGTCTTTCGATTTATAGCTGGCCAACCCAACATGATTATCAAGTTTTACTGCCATTAGAATGGTGTGAAATGATATTTATGAATATTATAAAATGAGGAAATGTAAGAGACAAGTTGTACAGTTagacattatttaataatatttaataaaaatgtaaaaactcatATTATCTTGAGGGTTCACTTTTGCCCAACTCTACTGAAGCCTACAATCCCACACTGTTTAATCTTCCACCCCGGTTTCCATTTAACAGGTTATAGCAATGCTTCATGCTCTACTATAAAGTATTCTGACGTTTCAATTAATTGAAGAACTATTTCTCTGTTTCTGTCCAGCTTTGCTTTCACGAAAAATGGCAACCCAACTGTATTACCTATTTTAAATCCTGAACGCTACATTGGACAGAGAGTAGGAATGACCGCCACTGATATCAAAAAAGTCAATCGTCTGTATCAATGTGGTAAGTCAAATGAGGGAGGATCTGTTCTCCTGCCATGACGCAGTCAATAGGGTGTAGAACATTATTACTGAAAGTAATGTGTCACACAAGTGTTTACTGCATATGCATGTGTGTCTATTTTACCCAAGCTATGTGCTTTTGAAAGTGATTGGCCGCTCATTCATTTCAGCTAACACTCCAGtgtctttttttctattcaaagATATCTGCAATATGGATTTCAGTGAAATGTCTGGAAGTTTTGCCTCTATAAACCATCCCACATCTTactcaaaaaacacacactgctggTATCGCATTCGAGTTCCAGACAGCATGGTACGTATCAATGAGATACCAGGTGCCTGTGTGtgttacaaatgtactgtacGTCATGATGCACTGTAGCGCCATACATACACTATATCTAGAGAAcagcttatccaattatgatgaaacaGCACATCATAGAGTATCACAATGTATCCACAGGTAAGTATTGTGTGCTTGCACTAGTTTTAGATGATACTGATAACTCATTTTGTAATTGCAGTTTCTTTCTGGTCCCATTTGATCTCATTGGggagtggtattcttgtgaaatGCCATAGCAAATTATGTTTAACATAGAAGGGTGTTTTGAATTCATTTCCCCATTTTAAGTCAATTTGCTATGGCatttcacaagaataccactccCCAATGAGATCAAATGGGACCAGAAAGAAACTGCAATTACAAAATGAGTTATCAGTATCATCTAAAACTAGTGCAAGCACACAATACTTACCTGTGGATACACTGTGATACTCTATGATGTGCtgtttcatcataattggataagctgTTCTCTAGATATAGTGTATGTATGGATCTACAGTGCATCATGACGTACAGTACATTTATAACACACACAGGCACCTGGTATCTCACTGATACGTACCATGCTGTCTGGAACTCGAATGCGATAccagcagtgtgtgttttttgagtAAGATGTGGGATGGTTTATAGAGGCAAAACTTCCAGACATTTCACTGAAATCCATATTGCAGATATctttgaatagaaaaaaagacaCTGGAGTGTTAGCTGAAATGAATGAGCAGCCAATCACTTTCAAAAGCACAGAGCTTGGGCAAAATAGACACGCATGCCATATGCAGTAAACACTTGTGTGACACATTACTTTCAGTAATAATGTTCTACACCCTATTGACTGCGTCATGGCAGGAGAACAGATCCTCCCTCATTTGACTTACCACATTGATACAGACGATTGACTTTTTTGATATCAGTGGCGGTCATTCCTACTCTCTGTCCAATGTAGCGTTCAGGATTTAAAATAGGTAATACAGTTGGGTTGCGGTTTTTTGTGAAAGCAAAGCTGGACAAAAACAGAGAAATAGTTATTTTTAAGTTCTAGTTCTAGTTAATTGAAACGTCAGAATACTTTATAGTAGAGCATGAAGCATTGCTATAACCTGTTAAATGGAAACTGGGGTGGAAGATTAAACAGTGTGGGATTGTAGGCTTCAGTAGAGTTGGGCAAAAGTGAACCCTCAAGATAATatgagtttttacatttttattaaatattattaaataatgtctAACTGTACAACTTGTCTCTTACATTTCCTCATTTTATAATATTCATAAATAACATTTCACACCATTCCAATGGCAGTAAAACTTGATAATCATGTTGGGTTGGCAGCAACTATAAATCGAAAGTCCTGACAGGCACATCAGTAGCTGATTTGGAATTGAAATACTTAATATTTGAATACTGTTAAAGACGCTTACCTTGGGTAATGCATGATTGAACT encodes:
- the LOC121309285 gene encoding astacin-like metalloendopeptidase; protein product: ESQDPESKDIVTRILEANRGNGDKNVIREAVKDFVDQTCIRFIARTTEKQYLSIMPENGCWSYLGRTTMLAQPVSLSAGCMAKGSVQHELFHALGFYHEQSRSDRDQYVTIMWDNIEEAYKNAFAKEDTNNLDTTYDYSSIMHYPSFAFTKNGNPTVLPILNPERYIGQRVGMTATDIKKVNRLYQCDICNMDFSEMSGSFASINHPTSYSKNTHCWYRIRVPDSMFLSGPI